The following proteins are encoded in a genomic region of Desulfobacterales bacterium:
- the rseP gene encoding RIP metalloprotease RseP yields the protein MSTNIFAFIIVLGVLISIHELGHFLIARLFGVGVEKFSLGFGPRILGKKIGITEYRISAIPLGGYVKMVGEEPDSEIDPKDIPISFTHKHVFKRILIVAAGPAFNLLLAAIIFFVIFLISGIYILKPAVGKVQKNTPAEQAGLKADDLIVAIDNVAVTNWEEMSSLISASNGKTLTLSVRRGDSELVFKVQPQLKTTQNIFGEDVQRYVIGIGASGDGYYKQLNPVEAFVESAVQTYHITKLTIVSIFKLIVGSISTKTLGGPLMIAEMAGQQAKQGAANLVFFIALLSINLAVLNFLPIPVLDGGHLLFFFIEAAIGRPVNTRMREIAQQVGIFVLILLMVFVFYNDITRIFFS from the coding sequence ATGAGTACGAATATTTTTGCTTTTATCATTGTCCTGGGGGTGCTGATATCGATTCACGAACTGGGGCATTTTCTAATTGCGCGCCTGTTCGGCGTGGGGGTTGAAAAATTTTCGCTGGGATTCGGGCCGCGTATTCTGGGTAAAAAAATCGGCATTACCGAGTACCGGATTTCAGCCATTCCTCTGGGCGGTTACGTCAAAATGGTGGGCGAGGAGCCCGACAGCGAGATCGATCCCAAAGACATTCCCATATCCTTCACGCACAAGCATGTATTTAAGCGCATACTGATTGTAGCGGCCGGTCCGGCCTTTAACCTCCTGCTGGCCGCCATCATTTTTTTCGTGATTTTCCTGATTTCGGGTATTTACATCCTCAAACCGGCTGTGGGCAAGGTTCAGAAAAACACCCCGGCCGAGCAGGCCGGGCTTAAGGCCGACGACCTTATCGTGGCCATCGACAATGTCGCTGTAACGAACTGGGAGGAAATGTCGAGCCTGATTTCCGCCAGCAACGGCAAAACACTGACCCTGTCGGTCCGCAGGGGGGATTCGGAGCTTGTCTTTAAGGTTCAGCCCCAGCTCAAAACAACCCAAAACATCTTTGGAGAAGATGTCCAGCGCTATGTGATCGGCATCGGGGCTTCCGGCGACGGCTATTACAAACAGTTGAATCCGGTGGAGGCATTTGTAGAGAGCGCCGTTCAGACCTACCATATCACCAAGCTGACCATTGTGAGCATCTTCAAACTGATTGTCGGCTCGATTTCCACCAAAACGCTGGGGGGGCCCCTCATGATCGCGGAAATGGCGGGGCAGCAGGCCAAACAGGGCGCCGCCAACCTGGTGTTTTTTATCGCACTCTTGAGCATCAATCTGGCTGTCCTGAATTTTCTGCCGATACCGGTATTGGACGGCGGTCATCTGCTTTTCTTTTTCATAGAGGCTGCCATCGGCCGCCCCGTCAATACGCGGATGCGCGAGATTGCGCAGCAGGTGGGGATTTTCGTCTTGATCCTGCTGATGGTGTTTGTTTTTTATAATGATATTACCCGGATCTTTTTTAGCTGA
- the tsf gene encoding translation elongation factor Ts produces the protein MADISATMVKQLREKTCAGIMDCKEALASCDGDIDNAVDFLRKKGLATAQKRAGRAMMEGTIQPYIHMGGKLGVLVEVNCETDFVAKTDDFKELAKNIAMHIAASNPVGVSPEDVPVEIINKEKEIYRDQALQMGKPEKMIDKIVDGKLSKFFKESCLLNQAYVRNPDITVTDLLNESIAKIGENITIKRFVRFQVGES, from the coding sequence ATGGCAGACATCAGTGCAACGATGGTTAAACAGCTCCGTGAAAAAACCTGCGCCGGCATTATGGATTGCAAGGAAGCGCTTGCGTCCTGCGACGGTGATATCGATAATGCTGTTGATTTTTTAAGGAAAAAGGGATTGGCGACCGCCCAAAAAAGGGCGGGCCGGGCGATGATGGAAGGAACCATCCAACCCTATATACATATGGGCGGAAAACTCGGCGTTCTGGTTGAGGTGAACTGTGAAACCGACTTTGTGGCCAAGACGGATGATTTCAAGGAATTGGCCAAAAACATCGCCATGCATATTGCAGCGAGCAATCCGGTGGGTGTTTCCCCTGAAGACGTCCCGGTAGAAATCATCAACAAGGAAAAGGAAATCTATCGCGACCAGGCGCTCCAAATGGGGAAACCCGAAAAAATGATCGACAAGATCGTGGATGGAAAACTGTCTAAATTTTTCAAGGAAAGCTGCCTGCTCAATCAGGCCTATGTCCGTAATCCCGATATTACTGTTACCGATCTTTTAAACGAATCGATTGCTAAAATCGGTGAAAACATTACCATCAAACGGTTCGTACGATTCCAGGTGGGGGAGTCTTAA
- a CDS encoding 1-deoxy-D-xylulose-5-phosphate reductoisomerase, whose translation MKELCILGSTGSIGRNTLRIVDMFPDRFRVRALAAKTQVALLSEQIARFKPDIAVVFDEKRARELRRRIPAGAGVEILHGAEGYRAAADHAPVDTVVAAMVGAAGLMPALAAIDAGKNIALANKETLVIAGDIVMKKAAANKVQILPVDSEHSAVFQCLSGQRRQDLAKIHLTASGGPFFNKAKREFAAITPAEALKHPTWQMGQKISIDSATLMNKGLEVIEAQHLFGVPTGMIEVVVHPQSLIHSMVSFKDGSVIAQMGIPDMRGAIAYALSHPERLPLEQPIPDFAGIGMLKFKRLDLKKFPCLGLAFSAGRQGGTLPAVLNAANEAAVYAFLNRKISFIQIVTVIEEAMAQHSVVTDPALDDIIAADEWARRQAQAIIRRLKK comes from the coding sequence ATGAAAGAACTTTGCATCTTGGGCTCCACCGGCTCCATCGGCCGCAACACCCTGCGGATTGTCGACATGTTTCCCGACAGGTTCAGGGTCAGGGCACTTGCGGCCAAGACGCAAGTTGCCCTGCTGTCGGAGCAGATTGCCAGATTCAAGCCGGACATCGCTGTCGTTTTTGATGAAAAACGGGCCCGTGAACTCAGGCGGCGCATTCCCGCCGGCGCAGGGGTCGAGATCCTCCATGGGGCCGAGGGCTACCGGGCGGCAGCCGACCATGCGCCGGTGGATACGGTGGTGGCGGCCATGGTGGGGGCGGCCGGATTGATGCCGGCCCTGGCGGCCATTGATGCCGGTAAAAACATCGCACTGGCCAACAAGGAAACCCTGGTCATAGCCGGCGATATCGTCATGAAAAAAGCAGCCGCCAACAAGGTTCAGATCCTGCCGGTGGACAGCGAACACAGCGCTGTGTTTCAATGCCTTTCGGGCCAGCGCCGTCAGGACCTGGCCAAAATTCACCTGACCGCTTCGGGCGGCCCGTTTTTCAATAAAGCCAAGCGTGAATTCGCAGCCATTACCCCGGCCGAAGCGTTGAAGCACCCCACCTGGCAAATGGGCCAAAAGATCAGCATCGATTCGGCCACGCTGATGAACAAAGGCTTGGAGGTCATCGAAGCCCAGCACCTGTTTGGGGTACCCACCGGCATGATCGAGGTCGTGGTACACCCCCAGAGCCTGATCCATTCGATGGTTTCATTTAAGGATGGTTCGGTTATCGCCCAGATGGGGATTCCGGATATGAGGGGCGCCATTGCCTACGCGCTCTCCCATCCGGAACGCTTGCCCCTGGAGCAGCCCATCCCCGATTTTGCCGGCATCGGCATGTTGAAGTTCAAACGTTTGGATTTAAAAAAATTTCCGTGCCTGGGCCTGGCGTTTTCCGCCGGCCGCCAAGGCGGGACCCTGCCGGCCGTCTTGAACGCGGCCAATGAAGCAGCGGTTTATGCGTTTTTAAACCGTAAAATTTCATTCATTCAGATTGTGACGGTTATTGAGGAAGCCATGGCCCAGCATTCGGTGGTGACGGACCCCGCTCTTGACGACATCATCGCGGCGGACGAATGGGCCCGCCGCCAGGCGCAGGCCATCATTCGGCGTTTAAAAAAATAA
- a CDS encoding GspH/FimT family pseudopilin yields MMDKSLGFTVVELLVVIAMIALVTAIAVPNFIGLLPDYRLRSATRDLFSNFQKAKLTAIKRNVNTAVCFHESGYVMFVDADIDFEKDSAEEAVTQVDWENYKSISVNTAAITFDSSSGQPCIAFRPTGIPADNGGGFASGTTPISNTNDRTTRVIISQAGNIRID; encoded by the coding sequence ATGATGGATAAAAGCCTTGGGTTTACCGTCGTCGAACTCCTTGTTGTCATCGCTATGATTGCGTTGGTCACCGCTATTGCCGTACCCAACTTCATCGGCTTGCTGCCGGATTACCGCCTGAGATCGGCAACCCGCGATCTCTTTTCTAATTTTCAGAAGGCAAAACTGACAGCCATCAAACGAAATGTCAACACAGCGGTTTGTTTCCACGAGAGTGGATATGTTATGTTTGTTGATGCGGACATCGACTTTGAGAAAGACAGTGCCGAGGAGGCTGTCACACAGGTGGATTGGGAAAATTATAAAAGCATCAGCGTTAATACGGCAGCAATAACTTTTGACAGCTCAAGCGGCCAGCCCTGTATCGCTTTCCGCCCCACCGGGATTCCGGCTGACAACGGCGGTGGGTTTGCTTCCGGCACCACGCCTATCAGCAACACGAATGATCGCACCACGCGGGTTATCATTTCGCAGGCGGGCAATATTCGAATCGACTAA
- a CDS encoding AIR synthase-related protein produces MPYRIEIMIKPELFDAEGEGVRQKAKNYFGINLASVRAIHVVTIDADLTPDQIERIRTEIFTNPVTQVSSLDPLPCDFDWTIWVGYRPGVRDNPGSTAVEAVEDLLGAKLGPDSAIYTSRRYCLCGQGIAAESVNRIAAQLLANDTIQQWKIFSQGEWDPSEGIGFILPMVILNHTPMVTAIPIDSDKTLMQISDERNLALNPNDIPTIRAYFLDGEVQAARARVGLSDPTDVELEYISQARSDHCNHNTFRGLFHYRENPGGSTERVDNLFKTCIEAPTLALMAKKPWVVSVLWDNAGAGRFDEDHYYVITGETHNSPSNMEAYGGAITGIVGIYRDPMGTGKGSKLVMGSYGFCVGPRDYAGSLKPHLHPRRLLDGVIEGVRDGGNKSGIPTTFGQVLFHEGYMGKCLVYVTAVGIMPAAIKGEPADQKTIVPGDLAIMCGGRVGKDGIHGVTASSEVFSEHTPAGHVQIGDPYTQKKMHDFLLEVRDEGLIRFITDNGGGGLSSSIGESARFSNGCEIDLEKVPLKYEGLDQWEIWISESQERMTVAIDPENCDRFMALSRKHAVESTVIGRYTDSGKLHIRYNGNTCAYIDLDLLTSGFPQWEFKAEWQPPESRGLFEPVLNEPRDYEKLLLDLLGRPNICSKEWICRQYDHEVQGTSVIKPLVGADRDVNSDAAVIRPVLASIKGLAFSQALLPAYSKIDAFHMTACSIDEAVRRLIAVGADPEHIGGVDNFCWPNIQFHPRNNPDGQFKAAQLVRSCRALRDMCLAYGIPLLSGKDSMYVDGHLMGSYGETHKVSALETLQFSTIGVLEDASKCVTMDCKVPGDLVYILGTTRNELGASEYYEHFGYTGLHVPRVRSEECSRLYRALARAITQELVASAHGIYRGGLGVHMALVAMAGNLGLAIDLVSVPREGIDGNVGILFSESAGRFIVSIDPAGRERFEKLFKGFDCACVGKVTKTPDVVIKGISGKLLTALAVDKLKAAWKAPFGELI; encoded by the coding sequence ATGCCGTATCGAATTGAAATCATGATAAAACCCGAACTGTTCGATGCCGAGGGCGAAGGGGTTCGCCAGAAGGCCAAGAACTATTTCGGAATCAACCTTGCGAGCGTCCGCGCCATCCACGTGGTGACCATCGATGCGGACCTGACGCCGGACCAGATCGAACGGATCCGGACGGAAATCTTTACGAATCCGGTTACCCAGGTTTCATCCCTGGATCCGCTTCCCTGTGACTTTGATTGGACCATCTGGGTCGGATACCGACCCGGGGTTCGCGACAACCCCGGCAGCACGGCGGTTGAGGCGGTGGAAGACCTGCTGGGCGCTAAATTGGGTCCGGACAGCGCCATCTACACCTCCCGGCGCTACTGCCTGTGCGGTCAGGGGATTGCCGCCGAGTCGGTGAACCGGATCGCTGCGCAATTACTTGCCAACGACACGATTCAGCAGTGGAAAATATTCAGCCAGGGGGAGTGGGACCCGTCCGAAGGGATCGGGTTTATCCTTCCCATGGTCATCCTCAACCACACCCCCATGGTGACGGCGATTCCCATCGACAGCGATAAAACCCTCATGCAAATCAGCGACGAGCGCAACTTGGCGCTGAATCCCAACGATATCCCCACCATCCGGGCGTATTTTCTGGATGGCGAGGTCCAAGCCGCCCGGGCACGGGTGGGCCTGTCAGACCCCACCGACGTGGAACTTGAATATATTTCCCAGGCGCGCAGCGATCATTGCAATCACAACACCTTCCGGGGCCTGTTCCATTATCGCGAGAATCCCGGCGGATCGACAGAGCGGGTGGACAACCTCTTTAAGACCTGCATCGAAGCGCCGACCCTGGCGTTGATGGCGAAAAAACCCTGGGTGGTGTCGGTATTGTGGGACAACGCCGGCGCCGGGCGGTTTGATGAAGACCATTATTACGTCATCACCGGCGAAACCCATAATTCCCCCTCCAATATGGAGGCCTACGGCGGCGCCATTACCGGGATTGTCGGTATCTACCGGGATCCCATGGGAACCGGCAAGGGATCGAAGCTGGTGATGGGGAGTTACGGCTTTTGCGTCGGGCCCAGGGATTATGCCGGCAGCCTGAAACCGCACCTGCATCCCCGCCGGCTGCTGGACGGGGTCATCGAGGGCGTCCGGGACGGCGGCAACAAGAGCGGCATCCCCACGACCTTCGGCCAGGTGCTGTTTCATGAAGGGTATATGGGCAAATGCCTGGTTTATGTCACGGCCGTTGGCATCATGCCGGCCGCCATTAAAGGCGAACCGGCCGATCAGAAAACGATTGTCCCGGGGGACCTGGCCATCATGTGCGGCGGACGGGTCGGCAAAGACGGTATTCACGGCGTCACCGCCTCCTCGGAGGTGTTTTCAGAACATACCCCCGCCGGCCATGTTCAGATCGGCGACCCCTATACCCAGAAGAAGATGCATGATTTTCTGCTGGAAGTCCGGGATGAAGGGCTGATCCGTTTTATTACCGACAACGGCGGCGGCGGGCTCTCCTCCTCCATCGGCGAGTCAGCCCGCTTCTCCAACGGCTGCGAAATCGATCTCGAGAAAGTCCCCTTGAAATATGAGGGGCTCGACCAGTGGGAAATCTGGATATCCGAATCCCAGGAGCGCATGACCGTGGCCATCGACCCGGAAAACTGCGACCGTTTTATGGCGCTTTCCCGCAAACATGCGGTGGAAAGCACCGTCATCGGCCGGTATACCGATTCGGGTAAGCTGCATATCCGTTATAACGGCAACACCTGCGCTTATATCGATCTGGACCTGCTTACGTCCGGTTTTCCCCAGTGGGAATTTAAGGCCGAATGGCAGCCGCCGGAGAGCCGGGGCCTGTTTGAACCGGTTTTAAATGAACCCCGGGACTATGAAAAACTGCTGCTGGACCTGCTCGGAAGGCCCAACATCTGCTCAAAGGAATGGATTTGCCGGCAATACGACCATGAAGTCCAGGGCACCAGCGTCATCAAACCCCTGGTGGGCGCAGACCGCGATGTCAACAGCGACGCAGCCGTGATCCGGCCGGTGTTGGCATCCATCAAAGGCCTTGCCTTTTCCCAGGCCCTTCTGCCGGCTTATTCCAAGATCGACGCCTTTCACATGACGGCCTGCAGCATCGATGAGGCTGTGCGCCGACTCATCGCGGTGGGCGCCGATCCGGAACATATCGGCGGGGTGGACAATTTCTGCTGGCCCAATATCCAGTTTCATCCCCGCAACAACCCGGACGGCCAATTCAAGGCCGCCCAGCTGGTGCGTTCCTGCCGGGCGCTGCGGGACATGTGTCTGGCCTATGGAATTCCGCTTCTTTCCGGCAAGGACAGCATGTATGTGGACGGCCACCTGATGGGGTCGTACGGAGAGACCCATAAGGTGTCCGCGCTGGAAACACTGCAGTTTTCAACCATCGGCGTGCTTGAAGATGCCTCAAAGTGCGTGACCATGGATTGCAAGGTTCCGGGCGACCTGGTTTACATCCTGGGGACGACCCGCAACGAGTTGGGCGCATCGGAATATTATGAACATTTCGGCTACACGGGCTTACACGTGCCCCGGGTCCGGTCGGAAGAATGCAGTCGTCTTTACCGGGCCCTGGCCCGGGCCATAACCCAAGAGCTGGTGGCATCCGCCCACGGCATCTATCGGGGAGGGCTGGGGGTTCATATGGCGCTGGTGGCCATGGCCGGAAATTTGGGGCTGGCTATCGACCTTGTGTCGGTGCCCCGGGAGGGGATCGATGGTAATGTCGGCATTCTGTTTTCGGAATCGGCCGGTCGTTTTATCGTCAGCATCGATCCGGCCGGCCGGGAGCGTTTTGAAAAATTGTTTAAGGGTTTTGACTGCGCCTGTGTCGGAAAGGTTACAAAAACCCCTGATGTGGTGATCAAGGGGATTTCAGGCAAGCTCCTGACCGCCCTTGCGGTGGACAAACTGAAAGCTGCCTGGAAAGCACCCTTTGGAGAGTTGATATGA
- a CDS encoding phosphoribosylformylglycinamidine synthase subunit PurQ yields MSKVTVLVLAGYGMNCDHETAYAFELAGAAAVRVHINSLIDGSVRLDGFDIMAFVGGFSWGDDHGAGVIQAVRMKTNIGGKILEFVERQNLVIGICNGFQTLVNLGLLPGLDRDYGQRSIALTHNDCGNFRNDWVNLKANPASPCIFTGGIDGIELPIRHGEGKFYAREAIFSRLLQENLVALRYALPDGTPAGGRFPFNPNGSLDDIAGICDPSGRIFGLMPHPEAYNHWTNHPGWTRTKETLKRQGRGFPKDPAPGIKMLKNAVDFIKER; encoded by the coding sequence ATGAGCAAAGTCACGGTTTTGGTGCTCGCCGGCTACGGTATGAATTGCGATCATGAGACTGCCTATGCCTTTGAACTGGCCGGGGCAGCAGCGGTGCGGGTGCATATTAACTCCCTGATAGACGGGTCTGTCCGGTTGGACGGTTTTGATATTATGGCGTTTGTGGGCGGTTTCAGCTGGGGGGACGATCACGGCGCCGGAGTAATCCAGGCCGTCCGCATGAAAACGAATATCGGCGGCAAAATTCTTGAATTTGTGGAAAGGCAAAACCTGGTGATCGGCATCTGCAACGGGTTTCAAACGCTGGTCAACCTCGGGCTCTTGCCGGGACTCGACCGGGACTATGGTCAGCGCAGCATCGCCCTTACCCATAACGATTGCGGCAACTTCCGGAACGACTGGGTCAACCTGAAGGCAAATCCGGCCTCGCCCTGCATCTTTACGGGCGGGATTGATGGGATTGAGCTGCCCATCCGGCATGGGGAGGGAAAATTTTACGCCCGGGAAGCGATCTTTTCGCGCCTCTTGCAGGAGAATCTGGTGGCGCTGCGCTACGCCCTGCCGGACGGCACGCCTGCCGGCGGACGGTTCCCCTTCAATCCCAACGGATCCCTGGACGATATTGCCGGCATCTGCGATCCTTCCGGCCGGATATTCGGCCTGATGCCGCATCCCGAGGCCTACAACCACTGGACCAACCACCCGGGCTGGACCCGCACGAAAGAGACGCTCAAGCGCCAAGGCCGCGGCTTTCCCAAAGATCCGGCGCCCGGGATCAAGATGCTGAAAAATGCGGTGGACTTTATCAAGGAAAGGTGA
- the pyrH gene encoding UMP kinase, protein MVAHPQFKRILLKLSGEALMGDQGFGISPEVLKYVAEEVRSIFDLGVEIAIVVGGGNIFRGIAASSYNMDRVSADKMGMLATVINSLALQDALEERGIVTRVQTAISMHEVAEPYILRRAMRHLEKGRVVLFAAGTGNPYFTTDTAAVLRAKEIHAEILLKATKVDGVYDSDPVKNKNAAFFKKITYRDVLEKRLQVMDMTAISLAMDNQLPLVVFNLRTKGNIRKFVCGEDVGTRIVS, encoded by the coding sequence ATCGTGGCACATCCTCAATTTAAGAGAATATTGTTAAAGCTCAGCGGCGAAGCGCTGATGGGCGATCAGGGTTTTGGGATCAGCCCGGAGGTGTTGAAGTACGTGGCCGAAGAAGTCCGGTCCATATTCGACCTCGGTGTTGAAATCGCCATTGTCGTCGGCGGCGGCAATATCTTTCGCGGTATTGCCGCCAGTTCCTACAACATGGACCGGGTTTCGGCCGATAAAATGGGCATGCTGGCGACGGTGATCAACAGCCTGGCGCTGCAGGACGCGCTGGAGGAAAGAGGCATCGTCACCCGCGTGCAGACGGCCATTTCAATGCACGAAGTGGCCGAACCGTATATTCTCAGACGGGCGATGCGCCACCTGGAAAAAGGCCGGGTGGTCCTTTTTGCTGCAGGAACCGGCAACCCTTACTTTACGACGGACACTGCCGCCGTGCTGCGGGCAAAAGAAATTCATGCCGAAATTTTATTGAAAGCAACCAAGGTTGACGGGGTCTACGATTCAGATCCCGTCAAAAACAAGAATGCCGCTTTTTTTAAAAAGATCACCTACCGCGATGTGCTGGAGAAACGGCTGCAGGTGATGGATATGACGGCGATCTCTCTGGCCATGGACAATCAGCTCCCTTTGGTTGTTTTCAACCTCCGTACCAAAGGAAACATCAGAAAATTTGTGTGCGGCGAAGATGTCGGCACCCGCATCGTCAGCTAA
- a CDS encoding phosphatidate cytidylyltransferase: MVQTAHLKRWLTSIIALPLLILLIVKGGSLLFALLIGLVALVALWEYYRIAGVPTSGRDNLWLPVLGYAAGCGIIWGAFKGSYGMMLGFAVFNFLGAALGSLKRFSSDTAVSHHIIRQFFGSVYVPVLLSSLVLIRNGAAGIPWIFLLLGVVFAGDVAAYYVGTYWGRHKLCPAISPGKTIEGAIGGLGGNLLIGALFKFYLLPQLPWLPSLLCFVSMGLMAQAGDLFESELKRAGKVKDSGVILPGHGGILDRIDALLFAAPIAYVFKAYLFS; this comes from the coding sequence TTGGTACAGACCGCACACCTCAAACGCTGGCTCACCAGCATCATTGCACTGCCGCTGCTGATCCTGCTCATCGTCAAAGGGGGCAGCCTTCTCTTTGCCCTGCTGATCGGTTTGGTGGCGCTTGTGGCGCTGTGGGAATATTACCGCATTGCCGGGGTACCCACCAGCGGCAGGGACAATCTATGGTTGCCGGTTCTGGGTTATGCGGCCGGCTGCGGCATCATCTGGGGGGCGTTCAAGGGGTCTTACGGGATGATGCTGGGATTCGCCGTCTTTAATTTTTTGGGGGCGGCACTGGGTTCGCTCAAACGCTTTTCGTCCGATACCGCTGTCAGCCACCATATCATCAGACAGTTTTTCGGCAGCGTTTATGTGCCGGTGCTCCTTTCCAGCCTGGTGCTGATCCGGAACGGAGCGGCCGGGATCCCCTGGATCTTCCTGCTCCTGGGGGTCGTCTTTGCCGGGGATGTGGCTGCTTATTATGTCGGAACTTATTGGGGGCGTCACAAGCTGTGTCCGGCCATCAGTCCCGGCAAAACCATCGAAGGCGCCATCGGCGGCCTCGGGGGCAACCTGCTGATCGGGGCGCTGTTTAAATTTTATTTATTACCGCAACTTCCCTGGCTTCCCAGCCTGTTGTGTTTCGTCTCGATGGGCCTGATGGCCCAGGCCGGCGACCTTTTCGAATCCGAATTAAAGCGTGCCGGCAAGGTGAAGGATTCCGGCGTCATCCTGCCGGGGCACGGCGGTATTTTGGATCGTATCGATGCGCTGCTCTTTGCCGCACCCATCGCTTATGTTTTTAAAGCGTATCTGTTTTCGTGA
- a CDS encoding isoprenyl transferase yields MNSSPSFSGYEDLPAGKLPAHVAIIMDGNGRWAKKNLLNRIKGHEKGAETVRTIVRTCREIGISILTLYAFSTENWERPKTEVAALMTLLRRFLESEEPEMLQNNIRLNAIGQVERLPQDVRQTLASVMAHTRNNDGMLLNLALSYGGRAEIVRMVQDIAAKAKAAELDPAMITDADVSAHLYTRGMADPDLLIRTSGESRISNFLLWQIAYTEIFVTDTLWPDFGRAEFIEILKDFQKRERRFGKVGAS; encoded by the coding sequence TTGAATTCTAGCCCGTCTTTTTCCGGTTACGAAGACCTGCCGGCGGGAAAACTCCCCGCCCATGTCGCCATCATTATGGACGGCAATGGTCGCTGGGCCAAAAAAAACCTGCTCAACCGCATTAAGGGACATGAAAAGGGCGCTGAAACGGTACGGACGATTGTCCGGACCTGCCGGGAAATCGGAATTTCCATTTTAACGCTGTATGCTTTTTCAACCGAAAACTGGGAGCGGCCCAAAACCGAAGTCGCCGCCCTGATGACCCTCCTGAGAAGGTTCCTCGAATCCGAAGAACCGGAAATGCTCCAGAATAACATTCGTCTGAATGCCATCGGCCAGGTTGAACGGCTGCCCCAGGACGTTCGGCAGACCCTGGCCTCCGTGATGGCACATACCCGCAACAATGACGGCATGCTGCTGAATCTGGCCCTGAGTTACGGCGGGCGTGCTGAAATCGTTAGAATGGTGCAGGATATCGCCGCAAAAGCCAAGGCGGCCGAGCTGGACCCGGCCATGATTACAGATGCGGATGTTTCAGCGCACCTGTACACCCGGGGAATGGCGGATCCGGACTTGCTGATTCGAACCAGCGGGGAGTCGCGGATCAGTAATTTTCTTTTGTGGCAGATCGCCTATACCGAAATATTTGTTACCGATACGCTGTGGCCCGACTTCGGCAGAGCAGAATTTATCGAGATCCTCAAAGATTTCCAGAAAAGAGAACGCCGATTCGGTAAGGTCGGTGCATCCTGA
- the frr gene encoding ribosome recycling factor: MIESIYEDTRERMGKSVSALKSEFKRIRTGRASLALLDSIRVDYYGTLTPLNQMASLAVPESRLITIQPWDISVIKEIEKAILKSDLGLTPSSDGKIIRIAIPPLTEERRKELVKVANKMSEEYKVAVRNIRRDSNELFKGLKKDGDISEDDAFKAQEQVQKITDEYIRRIDDVYQEKEKEILEF; this comes from the coding sequence ATGATCGAATCGATATATGAAGATACCAGAGAACGGATGGGCAAGTCGGTCAGCGCCCTTAAAAGTGAGTTTAAGAGAATTCGAACCGGCCGGGCTTCGCTGGCCCTGCTGGACAGCATCCGGGTTGATTATTACGGTACGCTGACGCCGCTGAATCAGATGGCGTCCCTGGCTGTTCCTGAAAGCCGTTTGATCACGATCCAACCCTGGGATATTTCGGTTATCAAAGAAATTGAAAAGGCGATTTTAAAGTCCGACCTGGGGCTGACACCGTCCAGCGACGGAAAGATTATCCGCATCGCCATCCCGCCGTTGACCGAAGAACGGCGCAAAGAGCTTGTCAAGGTCGCCAATAAAATGAGCGAAGAATATAAAGTGGCTGTTCGCAACATCCGGCGGGATTCAAACGAACTTTTTAAAGGCCTGAAAAAAGACGGTGATATTTCGGAGGATGACGCTTTTAAGGCTCAAGAGCAGGTGCAAAAGATAACCGATGAGTACATCAGACGGATCGATGATGTCTATCAAGAAAAAGAGAAAGAGATCCTTGAATTCTAG